A region of Plantactinospora sp. BC1 DNA encodes the following proteins:
- a CDS encoding class F sortase → MSRPSDATASGAGGRHGRPWRIAGTVLVALLALVGAGLVGAALNAPDPVAPPQPSAGAASHDPDRSAAGDTGSDLGPAAPAPTTAPEGGPDATPAPVPAARVLTRSEPIKITIPKIGVNATIMPVGLTPEGMVQVPPLAKAELAGWYRPGPTPGEPGNSVIVGHVDSKEIGPAVFFRLGALLPGDSIQVIREDGSLATFAVEGVKSYPKSEFPTELVYGPTEAPGLRLVTCGGDFDERTGSYPDNVIAFARLAG, encoded by the coding sequence ATGAGTCGGCCGTCTGACGCGACGGCGAGCGGTGCCGGCGGCCGTCACGGGAGACCGTGGCGGATCGCCGGCACCGTCCTCGTCGCACTGCTGGCCCTGGTCGGCGCCGGCCTGGTCGGGGCCGCACTCAACGCGCCGGACCCGGTCGCGCCGCCGCAGCCGAGCGCCGGTGCCGCATCGCACGACCCGGACCGGTCGGCTGCCGGTGACACCGGGAGCGATCTCGGGCCTGCCGCACCGGCACCCACCACGGCGCCGGAGGGCGGACCCGATGCGACACCGGCACCGGTGCCCGCCGCACGGGTACTGACCAGGTCGGAACCGATCAAGATCACGATCCCGAAGATCGGGGTGAACGCCACCATCATGCCCGTGGGGCTTACCCCGGAGGGCATGGTGCAGGTGCCGCCGTTGGCCAAGGCGGAGCTGGCCGGCTGGTACCGGCCGGGTCCGACCCCGGGTGAGCCGGGCAACTCCGTGATCGTCGGCCACGTCGACTCGAAGGAGATCGGGCCGGCGGTCTTCTTCCGGCTCGGCGCCCTGCTGCCCGGCGACAGCATCCAGGTGATCCGCGAGGACGGCAGCCTGGCCACCTTCGCGGTGGAGGGCGTGAAGTCGTACCCGAAGAGCGAGTTTCCCACCGAACTCGTCTACGGCCCGACGGAGGCGCCGGGGCTGCGCCTGGTGACCTGTGGCGGGGACTTCGACGAGCGGACCGGCTCCTATCCGGACAACGTCATCGCCTTCGCCCGGCTCGCCGGGTAG
- a CDS encoding glycoside hydrolase family 6 protein codes for MNLPSRLSVRQKAVAVAGASALVAAGLVTIPASVAQAAPGCSVTYSANQWQGGFSANITIRNVGDAINGWTLRFSFADAGQRVTQGWSANWTQSGTQVTATNVSWNGNLATGASTGIGFNGSFSGSNPAPTSFSINGTTCNGTAPTTPPTGGPTGNPTNPPTTNPTSNPAARVDNPYAGARGYVNPEWKAKAESVSGGNRISSNPTGVWLDRIAAIEGTPDSSSNGSMGLRDHLDEALAQGAGYIQLVIYNLPGRDCAALASNGELKADELPKYKTQYIDPIAAIMGDSKYSSLRIIAIIEIDSLPNLVTNVAPRETATAQCDTMKANGNYVKGVGYALAKLGAVPNVYNYIDAGHHGWIGWDDNFRASAQIFAEAARAEGSTQANVHGFIANTANYSATVEPYLNVTEQNRLSKWIDYNRYVDEQRFAQALRTELVSQGFSSSIGMLIDTSRNGWGGSARPTGPRTSGTVDEQVDGSRIDRRIHLGNWCNQSGAGIGERPRSAPASGIDAYVWIKPPGESDGSSTQIDNDEGKGFDRMCDPTYTGNPRNNNNMSGALSGAPISGAWFPAQLTQLMQNAYPAL; via the coding sequence ATGAATTTACCGAGTAGATTGTCCGTCCGGCAGAAAGCCGTCGCGGTGGCCGGTGCGAGCGCTTTGGTCGCCGCCGGTCTGGTCACCATCCCGGCGTCCGTGGCACAGGCGGCACCCGGGTGCAGCGTCACCTACAGTGCCAACCAGTGGCAGGGTGGTTTCAGCGCCAACATCACCATCCGGAACGTCGGCGACGCGATCAACGGCTGGACCCTCCGGTTCAGCTTCGCGGACGCGGGACAGCGGGTGACCCAGGGCTGGTCGGCCAACTGGACGCAGTCCGGCACCCAGGTGACCGCCACGAACGTGTCGTGGAACGGCAACCTCGCCACCGGCGCCTCCACCGGCATCGGCTTCAACGGTTCGTTCAGCGGCAGCAACCCGGCGCCGACGTCCTTCAGCATCAACGGGACGACCTGCAACGGCACCGCGCCGACCACCCCGCCCACCGGCGGACCGACGGGCAACCCGACCAACCCGCCGACCACGAACCCGACCAGCAACCCCGCGGCCCGGGTGGACAACCCGTACGCGGGCGCCCGTGGTTACGTGAACCCGGAGTGGAAGGCCAAGGCGGAGAGCGTCTCCGGCGGCAACCGGATCTCCAGCAACCCGACCGGTGTCTGGCTGGACCGGATCGCCGCGATCGAGGGCACCCCGGACAGCAGCTCGAACGGCTCGATGGGCCTGCGGGACCACCTGGACGAGGCGCTGGCGCAGGGCGCCGGCTACATCCAGCTCGTCATCTACAACCTGCCCGGCCGGGACTGTGCGGCGCTCGCCTCCAACGGTGAGCTGAAGGCGGACGAGCTGCCCAAGTACAAGACGCAGTACATCGACCCGATCGCCGCGATCATGGGTGACAGCAAGTACAGCAGCCTGCGGATCATCGCGATCATCGAGATCGACTCGCTGCCGAACCTGGTCACCAACGTGGCGCCGCGGGAGACCGCGACGGCGCAGTGCGACACGATGAAGGCCAACGGCAACTACGTCAAGGGTGTCGGCTACGCCCTGGCCAAGCTCGGTGCGGTCCCGAACGTCTACAACTACATCGACGCCGGCCACCACGGCTGGATCGGGTGGGACGACAACTTCCGGGCCTCCGCGCAGATCTTCGCCGAGGCCGCCCGCGCCGAGGGCAGCACCCAGGCCAACGTGCACGGCTTCATCGCCAACACCGCCAACTACTCGGCCACCGTCGAGCCCTACCTCAACGTGACCGAGCAGAACCGGCTCTCGAAGTGGATCGACTACAACCGGTACGTGGACGAGCAGCGCTTCGCCCAGGCACTCCGTACCGAGCTGGTCTCGCAGGGCTTCAGCTCCAGCATCGGCATGCTGATCGACACCTCGCGTAACGGTTGGGGCGGCTCGGCCCGGCCCACCGGCCCGAGGACCTCGGGCACCGTCGACGAGCAGGTGGACGGCTCCCGGATCGACCGCCGGATCCACCTCGGCAACTGGTGCAACCAGAGCGGTGCCGGCATCGGTGAGCGGCCGCGGTCCGCCCCGGCCAGCGGGATCGACGCGTACGTCTGGATCAAGCCCCCGGGCGAGTCGGACGGCTCCAGCACCCAGATCGACAACGACGAGGGCAAGGGCTTCGACCGGATGTGCGACCCGACCTACACCGGTAACCCGCGCAACAACAACAACATGAGCGGCGCGCTCTCCGGTGCCCCGATCTCGGGTGCCTGGTTCCCGGCGCAGCTCACCCAGCTGATGCAGAACGCCTACCCGGCGCTCTGA
- a CDS encoding sodium:solute symporter family protein: MSPLDYLILALYFGTVLGVGFAARRAIKTSVDFFLSGRSLPAWVTGLAFVSANLGALEIIGMAANGAQYGLMTLHYYWIGAVPAMVFLGIVMMPFYYGSKVRSVPEYLRLRFNRPAHLLNALSFAVAQVLIAGVNLYALALIMQALLGWPLWLSIVVGALIVLAYITIGGLSSAIYNEVLQFFVILAGLVPITVIGLAKVGGIDGLWDAVRGSDLGEAGLHTWADTGSADNPLGASWIGIVFGLGFVLSFGYWTTNFAEVQRAISAKDMSAARRTPIIAAYPKMVIPLVTVIPGLVAVVTVNGLGAETGDLTYNNAIPLLMRDLLPTGVLGVAVTGLLASFMAGMAANVSGFNTVFTYDIWQTYVRRDRPDDYYLRIGRIATIGGVLVGIGTAFIAAGFNNIMNYIQVLFSVFNAPLFAAFIIGMFWKRMTAWAGFWSLLTGTLGALATYLLYQAGVLPFDSDLEESFWGAGVAFVLVAIVAVVVTPLTARKSDDELRGLVYGLAGTDGRQALLGGDARWYRSPLLLGGIAVVLSALLYLPVL, encoded by the coding sequence ATGAGCCCACTGGACTATCTGATCCTGGCGCTGTATTTCGGCACCGTACTCGGGGTCGGCTTCGCCGCCCGGCGAGCGATCAAGACCAGTGTGGACTTCTTCCTCTCCGGCCGGTCGCTGCCGGCCTGGGTCACCGGACTCGCCTTCGTCTCCGCCAACCTCGGGGCGCTGGAGATCATCGGGATGGCCGCCAACGGCGCCCAGTACGGCCTGATGACGCTGCACTACTACTGGATCGGCGCCGTACCGGCGATGGTCTTCCTCGGCATCGTGATGATGCCCTTCTACTACGGCTCCAAGGTACGCAGCGTGCCGGAGTACCTGCGGCTGCGCTTCAACCGGCCGGCCCACCTGCTCAACGCGCTCAGCTTCGCGGTCGCCCAGGTGCTGATCGCCGGGGTCAACCTCTACGCACTCGCCCTGATCATGCAGGCCCTGCTCGGCTGGCCGCTCTGGCTCTCCATCGTGGTCGGCGCGCTGATCGTGCTGGCCTACATCACGATCGGCGGGCTCAGCTCGGCGATCTACAACGAGGTGCTCCAGTTCTTCGTGATCCTCGCCGGCCTGGTCCCGATCACCGTCATCGGGCTGGCCAAGGTCGGCGGGATCGACGGGCTCTGGGACGCCGTACGCGGCTCCGACCTCGGCGAGGCCGGGCTGCACACCTGGGCGGACACCGGCAGCGCCGACAACCCGCTCGGCGCGAGCTGGATCGGCATCGTCTTCGGGCTCGGCTTCGTCCTCTCGTTCGGCTACTGGACCACCAACTTCGCCGAGGTGCAGCGGGCGATCTCGGCGAAGGACATGAGCGCGGCCCGGCGTACACCGATCATCGCCGCGTACCCGAAGATGGTGATCCCGCTGGTCACGGTGATCCCCGGCCTGGTCGCGGTGGTCACGGTCAACGGGCTCGGCGCGGAGACCGGCGACCTGACCTACAACAACGCGATCCCGCTGCTGATGCGCGACCTGCTGCCGACCGGCGTACTCGGGGTGGCGGTGACCGGGCTGCTGGCCTCGTTCATGGCCGGCATGGCGGCCAACGTCAGCGGCTTCAACACCGTCTTCACCTACGACATCTGGCAGACGTACGTCCGCAGGGACCGGCCGGACGACTACTACCTGCGGATCGGCCGGATCGCCACCATCGGCGGGGTGCTGGTCGGGATCGGCACCGCGTTCATCGCGGCCGGCTTCAACAACATCATGAACTACATCCAGGTGCTCTTCTCGGTCTTCAACGCGCCGCTCTTCGCCGCCTTCATCATCGGCATGTTCTGGAAGCGGATGACCGCCTGGGCGGGGTTCTGGTCGCTGCTGACCGGCACCCTCGGCGCGCTCGCCACCTATCTGCTCTACCAGGCCGGGGTGCTGCCGTTCGACTCCGACCTGGAGGAGAGCTTCTGGGGTGCCGGCGTCGCGTTCGTGCTGGTCGCGATCGTCGCGGTGGTCGTCACCCCGCTGACCGCCCGCAAGTCCGACGACGAGCTGCGCGGCCTGGTGTACGGGCTCGCCGGCACCGACGGCCGGCAGGCCCTGCTCGGCGGCGACGCCCGCTGGTACCGCTCGCCGCTGCTGCTCGGCGGGATCGCGGTGGTGCTCTCCGCACTGCTCTACCTGCCGGTGCTCTGA
- a CDS encoding catalase: protein MSDPQEKKPTLTTRQGHPVHNNQQQRTVGSRGPATLENYHFLEKISHFDRERIPERVVHARGFVAHGEFEAYGTIGDEPASTYTRAKLFQSPGKKTPVSVRFSTVIGGRDSSEATRDPRGFAVKFRTDDGNWDLVGNNLPVFFIRDAIKFPDVIHALKPDPVTFRQEPNRIFDFMSNTPESMHMLSWLFSPRGIPANYRTQDGFGVNTYRMVNAAGEGVLVKYHWKSQQGIESLTEEQAAAIQATELGHASKDLYEAIERGDYPRWELNVQIMSDDEHPELDFDPLDDTKTWPEDVFPLRPVGMMTLNRNVDNFHNENEQIAFGTGVLVDGLDFSDDKMLVGRTFSYSDTQRYRVGPNYLQLPVNAPRPDVAVHTNQDGGQMSYGVDHRGGNPHINYEPSSVAGLAEADESYREYRPHVSGQVMRAPIERQNDYAQAGERFRTMPDWERDDLVKNLVNQLGQCDKHIQERMVWHLRQCDEAYGRRVAEGLGLAAGA, encoded by the coding sequence ATGAGTGATCCCCAGGAGAAGAAGCCGACGCTCACGACCCGGCAGGGTCACCCCGTACACAACAACCAGCAACAGCGGACGGTGGGCTCGCGCGGCCCGGCCACCCTGGAGAACTACCACTTCCTCGAAAAGATCAGCCACTTCGACCGGGAGCGCATCCCGGAGCGCGTGGTGCACGCGCGCGGCTTCGTCGCGCACGGCGAGTTCGAGGCGTACGGGACGATCGGCGACGAACCGGCCTCGACGTACACCCGGGCCAAGCTCTTTCAGAGCCCCGGCAAGAAGACCCCGGTCTCGGTCCGCTTCTCCACCGTGATCGGCGGGCGGGACTCCTCCGAGGCGACCCGCGACCCGCGCGGCTTCGCGGTGAAGTTCCGCACCGACGACGGCAACTGGGACCTGGTCGGAAACAACCTGCCGGTCTTCTTCATCCGGGACGCGATCAAGTTCCCGGACGTGATCCACGCGCTGAAGCCGGACCCGGTCACCTTCCGGCAGGAGCCGAACCGGATCTTCGACTTCATGTCCAACACGCCGGAGTCGATGCACATGCTCAGCTGGCTGTTCAGCCCGCGCGGCATCCCGGCCAACTACCGGACCCAGGACGGGTTCGGGGTGAACACCTACCGGATGGTCAACGCGGCCGGCGAGGGCGTACTCGTCAAGTACCACTGGAAGTCGCAGCAGGGCATCGAGTCGCTGACCGAGGAGCAGGCCGCCGCCATCCAGGCGACCGAACTGGGGCACGCCTCGAAGGACCTCTACGAGGCGATCGAGCGCGGCGACTACCCGAGGTGGGAGCTGAACGTCCAGATCATGAGCGACGACGAGCACCCCGAACTGGACTTCGACCCGCTCGACGACACCAAGACCTGGCCGGAGGACGTCTTCCCGCTCCGCCCGGTCGGGATGATGACGTTGAACCGCAACGTCGACAACTTCCACAACGAGAACGAGCAGATCGCCTTCGGCACCGGCGTACTGGTCGACGGGCTGGACTTCAGCGACGACAAGATGCTGGTCGGCCGGACGTTCTCCTACTCCGACACCCAGCGCTACCGGGTCGGCCCGAACTACCTCCAGTTGCCGGTCAACGCGCCCCGGCCGGACGTCGCGGTCCACACCAACCAGGACGGTGGGCAGATGTCGTACGGGGTGGACCACCGGGGCGGCAACCCGCACATCAACTACGAGCCCTCCTCGGTGGCCGGGCTGGCCGAGGCCGACGAGTCGTACCGGGAGTACCGGCCGCACGTCTCGGGGCAGGTCATGCGGGCCCCGATCGAGCGGCAGAACGACTACGCGCAGGCCGGCGAGCGGTTCCGCACCATGCCCGACTGGGAGCGGGACGACCTGGTGAAGAACCTGGTCAACCAGCTCGGCCAGTGCGACAAGCACATCCAGGAGCGGATGGTCTGGCACCTGCGGCAGTGCGACGAGGCGTACGGGCGGCGGGTCGCCGAGGGACTCGGGCTGGCCGCCGGCGCCTGA
- a CDS encoding MFS transporter — translation MPVTSSPAPTARARRLTTTFYLYAFLDDFVLLYPVYALLFTDTGLSVAQISSLFVIWSLTGILLEVPSGVWADAVSRRLLLAVAPLLGAVGFGLWVAAPSYWVFALGFVLWGVRGALQSGAAEALLYDELDRLGLADRYGRVIGRASTVSLLGALLAIAVATPVFAAGGYPAVGVASVLASLLCAVVGLALPEHRTPAPGVGVPTGPETAGPGLGRGSGVVVAPSGELVRVAPAQPATEDPSPGPLAILRVALAEARNSRAVRRALLLLPAMLGIWGGLEEYLPLLAGEVTPTAGVPLLVLLVWAGVMLGGLLTPLGQRLTARRFGAAVGAASIALAVGALAGRPAGFVLVAAAFCVLQMASLVADVRLQESITGPARATVTSLAGLGTELVTIGVYGGYALASAVAGHGVVFALLACPYLVLAVALRRAGASWDRRRPVPGGRR, via the coding sequence ATGCCCGTCACCTCGTCACCCGCGCCGACCGCTCGTGCGCGGCGTTTGACCACCACCTTCTACCTCTACGCGTTCCTGGACGACTTCGTCCTGCTCTACCCGGTGTACGCGCTGCTCTTCACCGACACCGGGTTGTCGGTCGCGCAGATCTCCTCGCTCTTCGTCATCTGGTCGCTGACCGGGATCCTCCTGGAGGTTCCCTCCGGGGTCTGGGCCGACGCCGTGTCCCGGCGGCTGCTGCTCGCCGTCGCCCCGCTGCTCGGCGCCGTCGGCTTCGGGCTCTGGGTCGCGGCACCCTCCTACTGGGTCTTCGCGCTCGGCTTCGTGCTCTGGGGGGTACGCGGCGCGCTCCAGTCCGGCGCCGCCGAGGCCCTGCTCTACGACGAACTCGACCGGCTCGGCCTGGCCGACCGGTACGGCCGGGTGATCGGCCGGGCCAGCACCGTCAGCCTGCTCGGCGCACTGCTGGCCATCGCGGTCGCCACCCCGGTCTTCGCGGCCGGCGGCTACCCCGCGGTCGGGGTCGCCAGCGTGCTGGCCAGCCTGCTCTGCGCGGTCGTGGGACTGGCGCTGCCGGAACACCGGACGCCGGCACCGGGCGTCGGCGTCCCGACCGGCCCGGAGACCGCCGGCCCCGGGCTCGGCCGGGGGTCCGGTGTCGTCGTCGCCCCGTCCGGGGAGCTGGTCCGGGTCGCCCCGGCACAGCCGGCGACCGAGGACCCGTCGCCCGGCCCCCTCGCGATCCTCCGGGTGGCGCTGGCCGAGGCCCGGAACAGTCGGGCGGTACGCCGGGCCCTGCTGCTGCTGCCGGCGATGCTCGGCATCTGGGGCGGGCTGGAGGAGTACCTGCCGCTGCTGGCCGGCGAGGTCACCCCGACGGCCGGCGTGCCGCTGCTGGTGCTGCTGGTCTGGGCCGGGGTGATGCTGGGCGGCCTGCTCACCCCGCTCGGGCAGCGGCTGACGGCGCGGCGGTTCGGCGCGGCGGTCGGGGCGGCCTCGATCGCCCTGGCCGTGGGGGCGCTGGCCGGCCGGCCGGCGGGCTTCGTACTGGTGGCGGCGGCGTTCTGCGTCCTCCAGATGGCCAGCCTGGTGGCCGACGTACGCCTCCAGGAGAGCATCACCGGACCGGCCAGGGCCACCGTGACCTCGCTGGCCGGGCTCGGCACCGAACTGGTCACCATCGGGGTGTACGGCGGGTACGCCCTCGCCTCGGCGGTCGCCGGGCACGGGGTGGTCTTCGCGCTGCTCGCGTGCCCGTACCTGGTGCTGGCGGTGGCGTTGCGCCGGGCCGGAGCGAGCTGGGACCGGCGGCGGCCGGTGCCCGGCGGGCGGCGCTGA
- a CDS encoding nitrate- and nitrite sensing domain-containing protein, with protein METQNWPIRSKIVALVAVPILALSALWIFATTLTVGPASNLLATQTLLDEVGRPGETLVVELQQERRLSVRQLVDPSAATVLAEQRIRTDRAIADFRRRTSDADLRDTTGALLDARIDQLLTAVDALRSGRVFIDRRTVDASGALGLYSGIIDAAFRTFSALNTLPDETLAREARSLTELGRAREVLAQADALLAGVFSAGRFAPGEHAQFVQIVGTQRFLYSAATAELPDADRVAYQQLTEGDAYVRLRRMEDDLIARGAGDSLPVDARQWQSSYDSVQRQLRDFELTGADALADRSRPVAAGILVRLGLAGLLGFVAVLLSAIIALRIGRSLVRRLTSLRAAALNMADERLPDVVGRLRKGEEVDVETEAPPLDYGQDEIGQLGQAFSEVQRTAIASAIDEAALRRGLRDVFLNIARRSQTLLHRQLALLDRMERRAAQPDELEDLFRLDHMATRMRRHAEDLVVLAGAAPGRGWRNPVSMVDVIRGAISEVEDYARVDLVTVAPAATAGRAVGDVIHLLAELIENATSFSPPHTRVQVTGQVVANGYAIEIEDRGLGMATEAIEQANRRLADPPDFDPANSARLGLFVVALLGARHGVRVQLRPSPYGGVTAVALIPGDLVVPDTSAPAADRGDGAGPESAGPTRGGGPRRTGGGADGSETIELPAQTGPAATVPADAAEPPAGPGTTTGLGPRRKAGAALAALVAAGRPETPQPDPAADGAAEPAAPRRDTPTSDPTDAGQPDSTAGPGGAAPEDGPETGPRSGVRMPRAGALRRRGVDPTTAPTPTTAPTGAASTAQTTAAPPPAAPAGTTAPAGPVSRPAMDDDTVVLPAVPPSGGPVRPATGPVGPDGLPRRVRQKSLAPQLRNGPVANSDRSPGAAAGGTVDGESDEPQPRTPEQVRAVMAALQSGTARGRRDAEELTPSGDTSDATARVADPGVTNSEGDG; from the coding sequence ATGGAAACCCAGAACTGGCCGATCCGCTCGAAGATCGTCGCGCTGGTCGCCGTGCCGATCCTCGCGTTGTCGGCGCTCTGGATCTTCGCGACCACGCTCACCGTCGGACCCGCGTCGAACCTGCTCGCCACCCAGACCCTGCTGGACGAGGTCGGGCGGCCGGGGGAGACGCTGGTGGTGGAGTTGCAGCAGGAGCGCCGGCTCTCGGTGCGGCAACTGGTCGACCCGAGCGCCGCCACCGTCCTCGCCGAGCAGCGGATCCGCACCGACCGGGCGATCGCCGACTTCCGTCGCCGGACCTCCGACGCCGACCTGCGGGACACCACCGGCGCGCTGCTCGACGCCCGGATCGACCAACTGCTCACCGCGGTCGACGCGCTGCGCTCCGGACGCGTCTTCATCGACCGCCGGACCGTCGACGCCAGCGGAGCGCTCGGCCTCTACAGCGGGATCATCGACGCCGCGTTCCGGACCTTCTCCGCGCTGAACACGCTGCCGGACGAGACGCTGGCCCGGGAGGCCCGGAGCCTGACCGAACTCGGCCGGGCCCGGGAGGTGCTCGCCCAGGCCGACGCGCTGCTCGCCGGGGTGTTCAGCGCGGGGCGCTTCGCGCCGGGCGAGCACGCCCAGTTCGTCCAGATCGTCGGCACCCAGCGCTTCCTCTACTCGGCGGCGACGGCGGAGCTGCCGGACGCCGACCGGGTCGCATACCAGCAGCTCACCGAGGGGGACGCGTACGTCCGGCTGCGCCGGATGGAGGACGACCTGATCGCCCGGGGTGCCGGCGACAGCCTGCCGGTCGACGCCCGACAGTGGCAGAGCAGCTACGACTCGGTCCAGCGGCAACTGCGCGACTTCGAGCTGACCGGTGCCGACGCGCTCGCCGACCGCAGCCGACCGGTCGCCGCCGGCATCCTGGTCCGGTTGGGTCTCGCCGGCCTGCTCGGCTTCGTCGCCGTACTCCTCTCGGCGATCATCGCGCTGCGGATCGGCCGTTCGCTGGTCCGGCGGCTGACCAGCCTGCGGGCCGCCGCGCTGAACATGGCCGACGAGCGGCTGCCCGACGTCGTCGGGCGGCTGCGCAAGGGCGAGGAGGTGGACGTCGAGACCGAGGCGCCACCACTCGACTACGGGCAGGACGAGATCGGCCAGCTCGGTCAGGCGTTCAGCGAGGTGCAGCGCACCGCCATCGCCTCGGCGATCGACGAGGCCGCGCTGCGCCGAGGTCTGCGGGACGTCTTCCTCAACATCGCCCGGCGCAGCCAGACCCTGCTGCACCGCCAGCTCGCGCTGCTGGACCGGATGGAGCGGCGGGCGGCCCAGCCCGACGAGCTGGAGGACCTCTTCCGGCTCGACCACATGGCCACCCGGATGCGGCGGCACGCCGAGGACCTCGTCGTGCTCGCCGGGGCGGCACCCGGCCGGGGCTGGCGCAACCCGGTCTCCATGGTGGACGTCATCCGGGGCGCGATCTCCGAGGTCGAGGACTACGCCCGGGTCGACCTGGTCACGGTGGCACCGGCGGCCACCGCCGGCCGGGCGGTCGGCGACGTCATCCACCTGCTGGCGGAGCTGATCGAGAACGCGACGTCGTTCTCACCGCCGCACACCCGGGTGCAGGTCACCGGGCAGGTGGTCGCCAACGGGTACGCGATCGAGATCGAGGACCGGGGCCTGGGCATGGCCACCGAGGCGATCGAGCAGGCGAACCGCCGACTCGCCGACCCACCGGACTTCGACCCGGCGAACAGCGCCCGGCTCGGGCTGTTCGTGGTCGCCCTGCTCGGCGCCCGGCACGGCGTACGGGTGCAGTTGCGTCCCTCCCCGTACGGCGGGGTGACGGCGGTGGCCCTCATCCCCGGCGACCTCGTGGTACCCGACACCTCCGCCCCGGCGGCCGACCGGGGTGACGGGGCCGGTCCGGAGTCGGCGGGCCCGACCCGGGGCGGCGGTCCCCGCCGGACCGGCGGCGGCGCGGACGGCTCGGAGACGATCGAACTGCCGGCCCAGACCGGCCCGGCCGCCACCGTGCCGGCGGACGCTGCCGAGCCGCCCGCCGGACCCGGCACCACCACCGGGCTGGGGCCACGACGCAAGGCGGGTGCGGCGCTGGCGGCGCTGGTCGCCGCCGGCCGGCCGGAGACACCGCAACCTGACCCGGCGGCCGACGGCGCGGCGGAGCCCGCGGCTCCCCGACGGGACACCCCGACCTCCGACCCGACCGACGCCGGCCAGCCGGACTCCACCGCCGGCCCCGGCGGCGCCGCCCCGGAGGACGGCCCGGAGACCGGCCCGCGATCCGGCGTACGGATGCCGAGGGCCGGTGCGCTGCGCCGACGCGGCGTCGACCCGACCACCGCCCCGACCCCGACCACCGCCCCGACCGGCGCCGCGTCGACCGCCCAGACCACCGCCGCTCCGCCGCCCGCCGCACCGGCCGGTACGACGGCGCCCGCCGGACCGGTGTCCCGCCCAGCGATGGACGACGACACCGTGGTCCTCCCGGCGGTCCCGCCCAGCGGCGGACCGGTACGCCCGGCCACCGGCCCGGTCGGCCCGGACGGCCTGCCCCGGCGGGTCCGGCAGAAGAGTCTCGCGCCGCAACTGCGCAACGGACCCGTGGCCAACTCCGACCGCTCCCCGGGTGCCGCCGCCGGTGGCACCGTCGACGGCGAGTCGGACGAGCCGCAGCCGCGTACCCCGGAGCAGGTGCGGGCGGTGATGGCCGCGTTGCAGTCCGGCACGGCACGGGGACGGCGGGACGCCGAGGAGCTGACGCCGTCCGGCGACACCTCCGATGCCACCGCCCGGGTCGCCGATCCGGGTGTCACGAATTCTGAAGGGGACGGGTGA
- a CDS encoding roadblock/LC7 domain-containing protein codes for MVHTTKAGADLSWLLDDLVERVPSAQQAVLLSADGLLMAASRDLGREAAEHMAAMAAGFQSLAKGASRHFQAGPVRQTVIEMESAFLFVTAAGQGACLAVLASAASDIGVIAYEMAMLVTRVGQNLSAPSRTSRAPADAE; via the coding sequence GTGGTGCACACGACGAAGGCGGGTGCGGACCTCAGTTGGCTGCTCGACGATCTCGTGGAGCGCGTACCGTCCGCGCAGCAGGCCGTACTGCTCTCCGCGGACGGACTGCTGATGGCCGCGTCGCGGGACCTGGGCCGGGAGGCCGCCGAACACATGGCGGCGATGGCGGCCGGCTTCCAGTCTCTGGCGAAGGGGGCCAGCCGGCACTTCCAGGCGGGACCGGTCCGGCAGACCGTGATCGAGATGGAGTCCGCGTTCCTCTTCGTCACCGCCGCCGGTCAGGGCGCCTGTCTCGCCGTACTGGCCAGCGCCGCGTCGGACATCGGCGTCATCGCGTACGAGATGGCGATGCTGGTGACCCGGGTCGGGCAGAACCTGTCCGCGCCGAGCCGAACATCGCGGGCGCCGGCAGATGCGGAGTGA
- a CDS encoding DUF742 domain-containing protein, translating to MRSDAPGPHHDWLDDDAGPVVRPYTMTGGRVQPSAGRFDLMAFVVAGPPEEDGDDGPQPHPEQRAIIARAQQPITVADLAADLNLPVGVVRVLLGDLLTSGRISMYDPPTSRQFPDDDILKAVVNGLRAL from the coding sequence ATGCGGAGTGACGCACCGGGGCCGCACCACGACTGGCTGGACGACGACGCCGGGCCGGTGGTCCGGCCGTACACCATGACCGGTGGTCGGGTCCAGCCGTCGGCCGGCCGGTTCGACCTGATGGCGTTCGTGGTGGCCGGTCCGCCGGAGGAGGACGGCGACGACGGTCCGCAGCCGCACCCGGAACAGCGGGCGATCATCGCCCGGGCGCAGCAGCCGATCACCGTCGCCGACCTCGCCGCCGACCTCAACCTGCCGGTGGGGGTGGTCCGGGTGCTCCTCGGCGACCTGCTCACCAGCGGCCGGATCTCGATGTACGACCCACCCACCTCGCGCCAGTTCCCCGACGACGACATCCTCAAGGCGGTGGTCAATGGACTCCGGGCTCTCTGA